From a single Collibacillus ludicampi genomic region:
- the pepF gene encoding oligoendopeptidase F has product MAEQTTRTLPKRSEIADEYKWALEDMYPNDQVWEEDARQAKEWIEKIRTYKGTLGSSGKRLLEVLQLQDDIHRIVQKLYVYAHMRRDEDTANPHYQALSDRSSSLSVTASEASSYIVPEILSLDAETLNRFINEEEGLELYRFQLEEITRQREHFLSPAEEQILAQAGEIAHGPQTVFGMLNNADITFPTIRDENGQEVELTKGNFIHFLESRDRRVRKDAYNALYSSYRKHKNTLAALFHASVKKDVFYARVRKYNSALEASLDVDNIPTEVYDNLIATIHEHLPLMYRYVSLRKKVLGIDDLHFYDLYVPIVQEVDIKVPYEKAKELVAEGLKPLGEEYIKILKEGFSSKWIDVYENQGKRSGAYSWGAYDVHPYVLLNYQETLDNAFTLAHEMGHAIHSYYTNKNQPFTYADYTIFVAEVASTVNESLLIDYMLKKTTDPREKLYLLNHYLEQFRGTVFRQTMFAEFEKITHEKVEAGEALTPEQLCAIYRELNEKYYGPELVLDENIEIEWARIPHFYNAFYVYKYATGFSAATSLATQILEEGQPAVERYLGFLKAGSSDYSINLLKKAGVDMTTPQPIRDALGKFKQLLDELEQLIG; this is encoded by the coding sequence TTGGCTGAACAGACAACTCGTACGCTACCGAAACGAAGTGAAATCGCAGATGAATATAAATGGGCATTAGAAGACATGTATCCAAACGATCAGGTTTGGGAAGAAGACGCCCGTCAAGCGAAAGAATGGATTGAGAAGATTCGCACGTATAAAGGCACACTGGGATCTTCCGGCAAGCGTTTGCTGGAAGTTTTGCAACTTCAGGATGACATTCACCGCATCGTTCAAAAGCTGTATGTCTATGCACATATGAGAAGAGATGAGGACACGGCCAATCCGCATTACCAAGCACTAAGTGATCGTTCGAGCAGTTTGAGTGTCACGGCATCGGAAGCTTCTTCTTATATCGTTCCGGAGATCCTCTCTCTTGATGCGGAAACTTTGAATCGTTTCATCAATGAAGAAGAAGGTCTTGAGCTCTATCGTTTTCAATTGGAAGAGATCACGCGACAACGAGAACATTTCCTGTCCCCGGCGGAAGAACAGATTCTCGCCCAAGCGGGTGAGATCGCGCATGGTCCGCAAACCGTGTTCGGAATGTTAAACAATGCGGACATCACGTTCCCCACCATCCGTGATGAAAATGGACAAGAGGTAGAATTGACAAAGGGGAATTTTATCCATTTTCTTGAAAGCCGTGATCGCCGTGTAAGAAAAGATGCGTACAACGCACTTTACAGTTCTTACCGGAAACATAAGAATACGCTTGCCGCATTGTTCCATGCGAGCGTCAAGAAAGATGTCTTCTACGCTCGTGTCCGCAAATATAATTCGGCGTTAGAGGCATCGCTTGATGTCGATAACATCCCGACCGAAGTTTATGACAACCTGATTGCAACCATACACGAACATTTACCCTTAATGTATCGATATGTATCCTTGCGCAAGAAAGTGTTGGGGATTGACGACTTGCATTTTTATGATCTGTATGTACCGATCGTGCAAGAAGTAGATATTAAAGTCCCTTATGAGAAAGCAAAAGAGCTTGTTGCGGAAGGACTCAAACCTTTGGGAGAAGAGTACATCAAGATTCTGAAGGAAGGATTTTCATCGAAGTGGATCGACGTCTATGAAAACCAAGGGAAGAGAAGCGGTGCGTACTCATGGGGAGCGTATGATGTCCACCCTTATGTGTTGTTGAACTACCAGGAAACGTTGGACAATGCGTTCACGCTGGCACATGAAATGGGGCATGCCATCCATTCCTATTATACCAACAAGAATCAGCCGTTTACGTATGCGGATTATACGATTTTCGTCGCAGAAGTGGCATCGACGGTGAATGAATCCCTCTTGATTGATTACATGTTGAAAAAGACGACGGATCCAAGAGAGAAGCTGTATCTTCTGAATCATTATTTGGAACAATTCCGCGGTACGGTTTTCAGACAAACGATGTTCGCCGAATTTGAGAAAATCACTCACGAGAAGGTAGAGGCGGGCGAAGCGTTAACGCCGGAACAACTCTGTGCAATATATCGAGAATTAAACGAGAAATATTACGGTCCCGAACTCGTGTTGGATGAAAATATCGAGATAGAATGGGCGAGAATCCCACATTTTTATAACGCGTTTTATGTCTACAAATACGCTACCGGGTTCTCGGCGGCTACTTCATTGGCCACACAGATTCTCGAAGAAGGGCAACCCGCTGTTGAACGCTATCTCGGTTTTCTTAAAGCGGGAAGCTCAGATTATTCGATCAACCTGCTCAAAAAAGCGGGTGTGGATATGACAACGCCGCAGCCCATTCGTGACGCTCTGGGGAAATTTAAACAACTTCTGGATGAGTTGGAGCAACTGATTGGATAG
- the dtd gene encoding D-aminoacyl-tRNA deacylase, with translation MRIVVQRAKSGRVLVEGNVVGEIGHGVVLLVGVTHDDTMDDVNWLAEKVVGLRIFEDENGKMNHSLLDVGGSILSVSQFTLYGDCRKGKRPNFMAAAKPEQAKELYTQLNEKMRSYGCRVETGIFGAMMEVEIVNDGPVTLILDSH, from the coding sequence ATGCGCATCGTTGTACAGCGTGCAAAATCTGGGCGCGTGCTTGTCGAAGGAAATGTGGTCGGTGAAATCGGTCATGGTGTCGTCTTGCTCGTCGGAGTCACTCACGACGACACCATGGATGATGTGAACTGGCTAGCTGAGAAAGTCGTAGGTTTACGTATATTTGAAGATGAAAACGGGAAAATGAACCATTCTCTTTTGGATGTGGGCGGGTCTATTCTCTCCGTATCCCAATTCACCTTATACGGGGATTGTCGAAAAGGGAAGAGGCCTAATTTTATGGCAGCCGCCAAACCGGAACAGGCAAAGGAGTTATACACACAATTGAATGAGAAGATGCGCTCGTACGGTTGTCGTGTGGAAACGGGCATTTTTGGAGCGATGATGGAAGTGGAAATCGTCAATGACGGGCCGGTAACGCTTATATTGGATAGCCACTAA
- a CDS encoding RelA/SpoT family protein has product MMSSRLSSTKPESDEKKVAVVGVERLSQKVAEYGSPDDVVLVKRAYEYAYKAHQGQVRKSGEPYINHPVAVAEILAGMELDGVTLAAALLHDVVEDTEVSDEDLVKEFGPEVGALVDGVTKLGRIKYMSKEQQQAENLRKMFLAMAKDIRVILIKLADRLHNMRTLKHLPPEKQARIARETLEIFAPLAHRLGISTIKWELEDTALRYLNPQQYYRIVNLMAKKRRERESYVTEVIETLKSKFKDLNIKADLSGRPKHIYSIYRKMVNQNKQFNEIYDLLAVRVIVDNIKDCYAILGIVHTLWKPMPGRFKDYIAMPKANMYQSLHTTVVGPHGQPLEIQIRTWEMHRTAEYGIAAHWLYKEGKSASSNDTAFLQKLAWFREILEWQQDFKDAQEFMETLKIDLFSDEVFVFTPKGDVISLPAGSVPIDFAYRIHTDIGNRCIGAKINGKIVPLDYKLHTGDIVEILTSKHTFGPSRDWLKIVKSSQAKSKIRQWFKKEKREENIVKGKEILTNEFRKNNLDPALYMSDKYLMDIAAKFNFTKEEDLIAAIGYGAVSAQQVVTRLLDKLRKEAPPTEVPPLPEIKEPIRKPRRQHDVGVRVKGVDNLLIRFSRCCNPVPGDEIIGYVTRGRGVSIHRTDCPNIINAKKDGENRFLEVLWESSPENCYNVDIEVTGLDRRGLMNEVMNVIAETKTDITAMTGRTDKRRMAVMHFSINIRNVDHLHSVVEKIKRIKDIYTVRRIMQ; this is encoded by the coding sequence ATGATGTCCTCTCGCTTGTCCAGTACTAAGCCTGAGTCGGATGAAAAGAAGGTGGCCGTGGTGGGAGTCGAGCGCCTGAGTCAAAAGGTAGCGGAATACGGTTCACCGGATGATGTCGTACTTGTAAAACGTGCTTACGAGTATGCTTATAAAGCCCATCAAGGACAAGTGCGCAAATCGGGAGAACCTTATATCAATCATCCGGTTGCGGTCGCTGAGATCTTGGCGGGGATGGAGTTGGATGGAGTGACGCTCGCAGCCGCTCTCTTGCATGACGTCGTTGAGGACACGGAGGTATCAGATGAAGACCTGGTCAAAGAATTCGGTCCTGAAGTCGGGGCGTTGGTCGACGGCGTAACCAAACTCGGGCGCATCAAATACATGTCGAAAGAACAGCAGCAAGCGGAGAATCTGCGGAAAATGTTTTTGGCAATGGCCAAAGATATCCGCGTCATTCTCATTAAATTGGCTGACCGTTTGCACAATATGCGGACTCTCAAGCATCTTCCACCGGAAAAACAGGCGCGTATCGCGCGTGAGACTCTGGAAATCTTTGCGCCTCTCGCGCATCGCTTAGGGATTTCTACGATCAAATGGGAGTTGGAAGATACCGCGCTCCGTTATCTGAACCCTCAGCAATATTATCGTATCGTCAATTTGATGGCGAAAAAGCGGCGAGAGCGGGAAAGCTATGTGACTGAGGTCATCGAAACGTTAAAGAGCAAATTTAAAGATCTTAATATCAAAGCGGATTTGTCGGGACGCCCCAAGCATATTTACAGCATTTACCGCAAAATGGTCAATCAAAATAAACAATTTAATGAAATCTATGACCTTTTGGCTGTACGTGTGATCGTGGATAATATAAAGGACTGTTATGCAATCCTGGGGATCGTGCATACCCTTTGGAAGCCCATGCCCGGACGTTTCAAGGATTATATCGCCATGCCCAAGGCGAATATGTATCAGAGTTTGCACACGACGGTTGTGGGCCCGCACGGTCAACCTTTGGAGATTCAGATCCGTACTTGGGAAATGCATCGTACGGCGGAATACGGGATCGCCGCCCATTGGCTTTACAAAGAAGGAAAAAGTGCCAGTTCGAACGATACGGCGTTCTTGCAGAAATTGGCGTGGTTCCGTGAAATTCTTGAGTGGCAACAGGATTTTAAAGACGCACAAGAATTCATGGAAACATTAAAAATCGATCTGTTTTCCGACGAAGTCTTCGTGTTTACGCCGAAAGGGGACGTGATCTCCCTGCCTGCGGGTTCCGTTCCGATCGATTTTGCTTATCGTATCCATACAGATATCGGAAACCGCTGTATTGGTGCAAAGATTAACGGCAAAATCGTTCCGCTTGATTATAAATTGCACACAGGTGACATCGTCGAGATCCTCACGTCGAAGCATACGTTCGGCCCGAGCCGCGATTGGTTAAAAATCGTCAAATCCTCGCAGGCGAAAAGCAAGATCCGCCAATGGTTTAAAAAGGAAAAGCGTGAAGAAAACATTGTTAAAGGCAAAGAGATACTAACGAACGAGTTCCGCAAAAATAACCTTGATCCGGCCCTGTACATGTCGGACAAGTATCTCATGGATATTGCCGCGAAATTCAATTTTACGAAGGAAGAAGATCTGATCGCGGCCATCGGTTACGGGGCTGTTTCCGCGCAGCAGGTCGTTACCCGTCTGCTGGATAAATTGCGTAAAGAGGCTCCGCCGACGGAAGTCCCGCCGTTACCCGAGATCAAAGAACCGATCCGTAAACCTCGCAGACAACATGATGTAGGTGTTCGGGTTAAAGGTGTGGATAATCTTCTCATACGTTTTTCGCGATGCTGCAATCCTGTTCCTGGAGATGAAATCATCGGGTATGTGACACGCGGCCGCGGCGTTTCCATCCATCGCACGGACTGCCCGAACATCATAAACGCCAAGAAAGATGGGGAAAATCGCTTCCTTGAAGTCCTATGGGAATCCAGCCCCGAGAACTGCTATAACGTGGATATCGAGGTCACCGGGCTTGACCGGCGTGGCTTGATGAACGAAGTGATGAATGTGATCGCCGAAACGAAAACCGATATCACAGCAATGACCGGACGAACAGATAAACGAAGAATGGCGGTTATGCATTTCTCTATCAATATACGAAACGTAGACCATCTTCATTCGGTTGTGGAGAAGATCAAACGGATCAAGGATATTTACACGGTTCGACGGATCATGCAATAG
- a CDS encoding L,D-transpeptidase, giving the protein MLRTWKWMSIAAFVPVILGLTGCNVISTATEKVSSGFAETVAKSNEHSETSTTKNSTDTSNGTKTAHDKGVPTSGPEHASMLTNEQLLEQIRKTHYMGPTDGPYPVLHKGMNLWIDVNLTQQRVYIKDGDKTIYTMLTSSGLDDIPDNTTPRGTFYTQKEKGISFYAPNYKEGAEYWTSWKDHGVFLFHSVVTDEKGNIKVDEAEKLGKKASHGCFRLPVLDAKWIYDNIPENTKVVVHD; this is encoded by the coding sequence TTGCTACGGACTTGGAAATGGATGAGTATTGCCGCGTTCGTTCCGGTGATACTCGGATTGACGGGTTGTAATGTGATCTCTACTGCCACGGAGAAGGTATCGTCGGGTTTCGCGGAAACAGTTGCGAAATCGAATGAACACAGTGAGACATCTACCACCAAAAATTCTACGGATACATCGAACGGAACGAAGACAGCTCATGATAAAGGGGTACCGACATCGGGCCCTGAACATGCAAGTATGCTGACAAACGAGCAATTGCTTGAGCAAATCAGAAAAACGCATTATATGGGCCCGACAGATGGGCCTTATCCCGTGTTGCATAAAGGGATGAATCTGTGGATTGATGTAAACCTCACGCAACAGAGGGTTTACATTAAAGATGGCGATAAAACCATATACACCATGCTCACGTCATCGGGGCTCGATGATATTCCGGACAATACGACACCAAGGGGAACTTTTTATACGCAAAAGGAAAAAGGTATTTCTTTTTATGCGCCTAACTATAAGGAAGGGGCTGAATACTGGACTTCATGGAAAGATCATGGCGTCTTCCTCTTTCACTCCGTTGTCACGGATGAAAAAGGGAATATAAAGGTCGACGAAGCGGAGAAACTGGGGAAAAAGGCATCACATGGTTGTTTCCGTCTCCCTGTTCTTGACGCGAAATGGATCTATGATAATATTCCCGAGAACACGAAAGTGGTTGTTCACGATTGA